The segment AATGGGTTGAAGTTCCAAGAACTCCAAAAGGAAGCCTGTCAGCAGGCATTGACTTGGGCGTGAACAATTTAATGGCAGTTTACGTGGAGAACGGCCAAAGCTTCCTCGTGAATGGGAGACCGCTAAAAAGCATTGACTTCTACTGGCAGAAGAGAATAGCGGAATACCAATCAAAACTCAATAAATCCGGAGCAAAGACAAGTAGGAAGCTCAAGAAAATGCACGAGAAGGCCAAACTTCAGGCGAAACACTACATTAACACTGCCGTGAGACAGACGGTTAGAAGGCTTTACGAGTTGGGATTTTCCAGAATCGTCGTCGGCTATCCAAAAGGAATAGCCAGAAACTCTGAGAAAGGCAGGAAACAGAATTTTATCCTCTCACATGTCTGGCGGTTTAATTACGTTATCAAACGCTTGACGGAAGTTGCGGAAGAGTATGGTATTCAAGTTAAGGTTGTTGATGAAGCTTTCACTTCTCAAACCTGCCCCCTCTGTGGCCAATGCCATGCTAACGCTCGTTTTGTTCGGGGTTTATTCAAGTGCCACAGAGAGGGCGTTGTCATGAATGCTGACCTTGTTGGAGCGTTTAATATCTTGAAGAAGGCGGTAAAAACCATAACCCCGAGCCTTCCAGCCTTGGCTGGAGGTAGGGGTAATTGGCCGAAGGCCCGGCCAGAGGGGTTCGAAGAACCCATTTTAACGGGTTCTCCCATGAGAACCCCTCAAACCTCCCCATCAATGGTGAGGGGTTAACTCGTTGGAACCCGGCTTAAAGCGGGGAGGAGGTCAGGAAGCGCACTACCCTCTCGATGTCCGAACCGATGGTCTCGGGTTCGGGCTTCATCTGGATGTAGAACACGTTGGTCTTTGGCGTCAGGGAGACGTGCTTGACGTTGTGGGGGTTTGAGAAGCTCTCGATGAGTGCCTTCAGGTTTTCCACGTCCCGCTTCTTCTCGTACAGGGCCTCGTACTGCTTCCCGGCTATCTCAACGACCTCCTTTTTGAGCAGCTCCTCGTCATCTATGCTTGGCCTCATCCTGTAGTAGCCTTTCTGTATCAGGTGGGCCTCGCGCTTTATCTCCGAGAACGGCCGGACGACAACGTAGAGCTTGTCGTGTCTGCTTGTTATGAGTGCTATCGGAAAGTAAAGCAGGCTGTGCCTCGGGAGGAGTGTTAGGGTGTACTCAAACTTTCTGATGTTGCCCCTGTTGACCTTGTACTCGGCGCGAAAGCCGATGTAGCCGCCGAGCCAGGTGTAAAGCTCATCTTCCGGATTGATTACCTCTTTGACGGCCCGTATGTAGTGTTCCATCAGCATGAGGTTCAGCTTCCGCCCCCTGTAGAACTGAAGGGCGGAGATGCCCGCAATAAGGAATATCGCAGCAAACAGTACCTGATTGTCCATCTCAATCCTCCTCCAGCGGATAGTATCTTTCGAGGGTTCGTGCATCGAGTACCTCAAGACCAGCGACATCATCGAGGGCAGCGGCGACGTCCCTCACGATCCGCCAGCGAACGGGCCAGCTGAGGGCGTTCTGAAACGGGTGCTCCACGCCCTCGGAGAGGCGAAGGTATACCCTGACGCCCTCCTCATCGGCGGTGACGGCCTCGACGAGCCCGAGGCTCACTATATCCACCTCGGTTATGGGTTCCTTCACCTTTTTAAGCCTCTCGTAGATTTCTTCACTCTCCAACTATCGTTCCCCCGAGGGTTCTGAGACGCTCCAGCCCGCGAGGCTCCTCTGCGAAGATTGGTATCTTCACCACCTCGATTCCCTTGAACTTCCTCCCCACCTCCCCGAGAACCCGCTCCTGGGCTTTTATCTTGGCCTTCAGCTCCGGAACCTCCGTCCTCAGCTCCAGAACCTTGTTCATGACGATCATGTTGAAGGGAACTTTGAACTTCTTCAGGCTTTTGTAGGCCCTCTCCGTCTCGTAGAGCGGGAGCATCTCAGGGTTCATAACGGTCACAACGCTCGTTTTCTCGGGATCGGTTATAACTCCCTCAACGAAGGCCACCTCTTCGCGGTAGGACTTCAGCTCCTTCATCACGGCGTCGTCCTGCTCCCTCGTGGGCAGCTTTATCTTCTCGCCCTCAACGGTGAACTCCTGCTCCCCGTGGATGTTGGCTATTGCGGCGCGTCTGTCGAGGATGGCCTTTCTTATCTCGATGAGTTTGTCCGTCCAGATTAGGGAGATTTTGGGGAGCGCGAGAACGCGGAGGGTCAGCCCAGTTGGAGGGGTGTCGAAGATTATAACGTCCCAGTCGTCCCCGTTTGCGAGTATCTCCCTCACCGCCTCCAGCGTGGCGTACTCCTCGATTCCTGGGGAGTAGCTCAGAACCTCGAAGTACTTCTCCAGGTTTATGACCGTGAGATAGCGGTACGTGTGCTTCATGCTCTCCTCCAGGTGCTTGAGGTAGGTCTTTATCAGCTTCTCCATGTCAAGCTCCGCCGCGTAGAGGTTCTCGGCTATCTTCTTCGGTTTGTCCTTTAGCCCCACCATCAGCACGTCACCGAGGTTGTGTGCCGGGTCGAGCGACACTATCAGCGTCCGGTAGCCCCTCTCCGCGAGCGCCGCAGCGGCCGCCGCCGAACTGGTCGTTTTACCAACTCCCCCCTTACCTATGAAAAAGACGACGCGGTAGCCCTTTTTGGGCAGGAAGAACTCCCTCATAGGACCACCTCACGTGATTTCAAACATCCCCGCCAGCTCGCCGAGCACGTCGTCCATATCCACCACCCTGCGCTGCATTACGTACAGCTCGCGCGTCATGTGTGGCAGTATCCTTATCACGAGCGTCGTCGGCGGGCTGGGGATTCCAACGAAAGCCCCCATGAGCGTGAGCGCGAAGACGTTCTCAAGCTCCCTCAGCTCGAATTCGAGGTACTCGGTTGAGTTCTGTTTGAATGC is part of the Thermococcus celericrescens genome and harbors:
- a CDS encoding iron-sulfur cluster assembly protein, yielding MESEEIYERLKKVKEPITEVDIVSLGLVEAVTADEEGVRVYLRLSEGVEHPFQNALSWPVRWRIVRDVAAALDDVAGLEVLDARTLERYYPLEED
- a CDS encoding RNA-guided endonuclease InsQ/TnpB family protein; translated protein: MKRSVTVKLQPSKEQEKILFELAHASAIIWNKLNYQRLKQFREFGKIDFSTTEKEAYHEFKDWIGGSTVQQLARKNAESWRSFFTLNRKKKKGELPEWFKPKPPKFIREKNGGKLFIIPLRNDQHKIEGNKLILRRLGKYGMLEIQFKGRIHLKGKHGRLEITYDPVKRKWYAHVSISVEKKLQGGEWVEVPRTPKGSLSAGIDLGVNNLMAVYVENGQSFLVNGRPLKSIDFYWQKRIAEYQSKLNKSGAKTSRKLKKMHEKAKLQAKHYINTAVRQTVRRLYELGFSRIVVGYPKGIARNSEKGRKQNFILSHVWRFNYVIKRLTEVAEEYGIQVKVVDEAFTSQTCPLCGQCHANARFVRGLFKCHREGVVMNADLVGAFNILKKAVKTITPSLPALAGGRGNWPKARPEGFEEPILTGSPMRTPQTSPSMVRG
- a CDS encoding ArsA family ATPase, with the protein product MREFFLPKKGYRVVFFIGKGGVGKTTSSAAAAAALAERGYRTLIVSLDPAHNLGDVLMVGLKDKPKKIAENLYAAELDMEKLIKTYLKHLEESMKHTYRYLTVINLEKYFEVLSYSPGIEEYATLEAVREILANGDDWDVIIFDTPPTGLTLRVLALPKISLIWTDKLIEIRKAILDRRAAIANIHGEQEFTVEGEKIKLPTREQDDAVMKELKSYREEVAFVEGVITDPEKTSVVTVMNPEMLPLYETERAYKSLKKFKVPFNMIVMNKVLELRTEVPELKAKIKAQERVLGEVGRKFKGIEVVKIPIFAEEPRGLERLRTLGGTIVGE